The genomic window GCATGTACTTTTCGCGGTAGTTTGCTTTCATAAAGTCGTCAAATTTACGCTGTAAAGTTAAGTTATACAAGCTTTTTGCTTTTACCGCCCAGCTTTTGTCCCATGCCCTTAAGCTAATGGAAAAAGAACCATCGAGATATTTCATCCAATGCCAGTATCCGGTGGGCATAAATAAGGTATCGCCGTGTTCTAAAAAAGCCTCAACCCCCTGAACGCCCTTTAATGCTGGGAATTTATCAAAATCGGGGTTCTCTACATCATAATCTTCTAAGGCATAAGTGGCATACGGGATTTGATACAAACGTTCTTTCCATTTGTAATCGAATAAGATCACTCGCTTGCGGCCATTAAAGTGTGTATGGAAAATGTGCGCTAAATCAATGTCGTAGTGTAAAAATGTTACTGATCCCTTACCGCCAAAGAACATATTTGGATAACTATCTAAAAAACCACCCATTAAATCTTTCGGTGCGATATAATCTTCGAGTAGCTTTGGTGCAAATTTTATCGGATCGAACAAAAAGATGCGCAGATCGGTCGGTGTTTCTTTAATCAGGTCTATATAATCGCCAAATTTCATTTCGGCTGCAGAGGCATTTATAGGTTTAGAAGGATCCGCTTTAGAACTGTCGTAAAGCGGAACAGTTTTATCGCCAACAACTTCTTTCATATATTCCATCGTCCATTTTTGGTAAGCGGGCCATTTTTTGGCCATGTTTTTTATTACCAATGGTTTACGTGGTTTAAGGTAGTTCAGCTCGAAATCTGATTTAGATATGTCTTCAACTACATCTATCGGAGATAAATTGAATTTCATGTTAAAAAACTATTAATACAGCAAAATTAAATAGTTAAAAAACACTAAACATTACAAATGCAAAAACTTGAAAAAAAACTGACAATTCATCAAAAAAAGTCAGAAAGTATGGTTGAAAATGAATGAAAAACGTCCTGACTTTTAAGAAAGGACGTTTTGTTATAATCACACGGGACGTGATATATCTTTTTAATAAGGATATCTTTTGGCATCTTGCAAGTATTTACGATAAAAAAATAGCCATGATTTTTAAAGAACAATTTTTTATGAAAAGTAAAAACGTTCTAACAAGAGTCAGAACGTTTTATACTGATTAATAAGGATATCTAAAATTTATTTCGGCATTAAAACTGTATCAATAACGTGGATCACGCCATTTTTCTGGTAAACATCTGCAATGGTTACAGTGCTCATTCCACCTTTTTCGTCTTTTAAAACTAATTTTTTGCCTTCCATCCAGGCCCAAAGTTTACCACCTTGTACAGTTTTAAGTTCAGCTTTGCCGCCACCAGCTTTAATTGCTTTTGCAATTGCTTTGCTATCCATTTTGCCGGCAACAACATGGTAAGTTAAAATGGTAGTTAGGGTTGCTTTGTTTTCTGGTTTAACAAGATTGCCTACCGTTCCGGCAGGAAGTTTATCAAATGCTGCATTTGTTGGTGCGAAAACGGTGAAAGGGCCGGCACTTTTTAAAGTTTCAACCAAGCCTGCAGCTTTAACTGCCGCTACCAGCGTAGTGTGGTCTTTTGAATTTACAGCATTGTCTACAATATCTTTAGTCGAATACATGGCTGCGCCACCAACCATTGGATTTTTCTGAGCGTAAACCTGAGTAGTGAATGCCATGGTAATTACGGCAAATGCGGATAAGATTAAATTTTTCATTATTTCTAATTTTAAGTTTCTGTTATTTGATTCCATTTACGATGGCTTACAGATACTTGGTTTTTAGAAATAAAAAATAATTTTTAATGTGCTGATTGTTAGTGTTTTATTTTTTTTTTTGTAAAGGTGCTGTGGTGGTTCTTCTGGCGGGCCAGTCCCGTTTTTCGCTAAATCTTTTGGCGTTCTTCGACTACGCTCAGAATGACCGCCAAAAGGATATCGCTTCAACCGGGTTTAGATCAATTGGGTTCGTCCCTAAGTCGCGTCCTTTATAAACTTCGCTGGTCACGCTTAACGCCCAGCACCAAACGCTGCACTAATTCACCTTCGCCGTTCTTACTTTTTTAGAAAAAAGCTTAGGGAAAAAGCGTTTCAATAATACTGCTCTGGTTTCTTTCCCGCCAATATAAACCTCTTCTTTTTTGTTGCTAACAGCCGCTACAATTTGTTTGGAACATTCGGCAGGAGTCATGGCATTTTCATGTGCGTCACCCATTTTATTTAAGGGCTTACCATCTGCGGTAAGTGCATTATAGGTTACATTTGTTTTGATAAAACCTGGACAGATGATGGTAATATCGATGTTTTTATCGTAAACTTCCGATCGGAGTGAATCGAAATAACCATGCAGCGCATGTTTTGATGCCGCATAAGCAGAGCGGAATTTCGTGCCGAATTTTCCAACAAGGCTGCTAATTACAACTATCTGTCCACCACCGTTAGCGATCATTAGGGGCAGCGCTGCTTTGCTCAGTACAACTGTTCCCCAGAAATTGGTATCCATAATCTGTTGCTCTGTTTGCAGGTTGGTTTCGAGGGCTAAACTTCTCTGGCTTACACCGCCGCTGTTGATCAGTAAATCTATTTTTCCAAAAATACGGATGGCGTCGGCAGCTTTGTTTTCGAGTGTAGCTGTTTCGCTCAAATCGAATGGTAAAACATGTACATTAAAAGAGTTTTGGCAGTTTCCTTTTACGCGGAATAGCTCATCACGGTTTCTTCCCGAGATGATCAGTTTATTGCCAGCTTTAAAATATTCATATACCAAGGCTTCGCCAATACCTGATGATGCACCTGTAATCCATACAATTTTTGACATACATTTTAATTAATTATTGACTGATTGAGTTTTGAATGAGTGAATGTTGTTTAACCTGCTAAATCAGCCATTCTCTAATTCAATCCTTCTCAATTCACTCATTCATTTCCTACTATAAACAATTCCGAAGCAATATGATCGGCAAATAATTTTCCGTTTTGACTTAAGCAAATATTATCTCCGTCAACTACCAGCCAATCTTTATCCTCGAAATTTTTTAGGTTGTGTTTTGTTTCTGCTAAAAAGTCTTTCCCAAAATCGGTATTTATTTTTTGTAGATCGGTTCCCCACATGGTTCTCAACGAAGTCATGATGTACTCGTTAAATCTGTCGTTTAAACTCAGTTCTTCAATAATTTCAGGAAGTTTGTTATGGCCTAACGTTTCCATATACAGGGCGTTATTGGCGGGGTTCATGTAGCGGTTCTGGCCATTAAAGCCATGCGCCGATGGACCTATGCCAATGTAATCTACGCCTTTCCAGTAATTGGTGTTGTGCACGGCATAATGATTCGGTTTGGCAAAATTCGAAATTTCATAGTGTTCAAATCCGGCATCAATCAGTTTATCCATTAAAATTACAAACTGAGCAGCACTTTGATTATCGTTTACGGGCGTTTGTTTTTTGTTTTTAATGGCATGAGCTAAAGCCGTCCGTGGTTCTACTGTTAGGGCATAGGCCGAAATATGTGGAACCTCAAGCTCAATTGCCTTTTGGATATTACTTAACCATTTTTGATCGGTAAGCAAAGGATAGCCATAAATTAAATCGAGGGTTAAGTTTTCAAAACCGGCATCCTGACTTCTTCTGATGCAGTCTTCAGCTTCTTGGGCCAGGTGTGCCCGGTTCATCCAGCTCAGATCTTCATCATAAAAAGATTGAATACCAACGCTAAAGCGGTTAACAGGTAACTGTTTCAGCTCTTTTAATTTCTGGGCGGTTAAATCATCGGGATTGGTTTCGATGGTAATTTCAGCATTTGCATCAACCGAAAAAGTGCGGTTAATGGCATCGAAAATCTTTTGTAAAGCTGCCTGCGATAAAATAGAGGGTGTTCCGCCGCCAAGATAAATGCTTCCAACCTGTCCGCCAATCCGATCTTTTTTCATTTTGATCTCTTTGCAGATCGCATCAACCATTTCATCAGCATATTTTAATGAAGTGCTGAAATGAAAATCGCAATAGTGACAAGCCTTTTTACAAAAAGGAATATGAATATAGATACCAGACATTGATGCAAAGATAGCGAAGTTAGGTTTTCTTTATTGTCATAATATTTAGTTAGGTTGTTTGAACGGTCGCATAAATTATAGAATAACAAGAAAGTAAAGCTATATATTTACTTTTTATTTGCTTTTGTAAAGTAATAGCTTTACCTGCGTTACTAGTTAAATGAATGAAACTACTTTCACATTTCTTTGCTACTGTAGTTTTTTTAAGTATCTTTTCCCATCTTTATATCCATCCCAAACGTTTGTGATCGCTGAAATTTTATGTGGAAGTTCTTTCTGTTTAACAATCTGGATTTTTGCGATCCTTCAAAAAGTTTTGTTCCATCGCCTTTTATCTAGCTTTTCTGAAGTTGCAGTTGTTATTCCGAATATTGGCGTTTTCTTTTTTGAATTGGACATTGTTGAATGCATGCTATTTTTGCATTATTGCTAAAGTTATTAATTAATCCATTTATTTTCTTTAGGTAAACCATGATTATTCGACTACTTTTGCATCCTTAAGTTTTGATTTACAGCATGCCGAAATTTATTTTCTTTTTGTTCGCGTTTGTATGGTCTGCTAATTTTGTAGTAGCACAAGAAATTCCTGTTCAAACAGATAGCGTAGCGGTAAATCAATATCAATATCGAAGATACCGGCCCGATTCGGCAACCCTTGCCAGGCAGAAATTTTCGACCGATTCGCTTGTTCACCATACCTGGGTGCTTCCTGATAGCTTAATTAACAAGGGGGCACTGCTTGATACCATTGAAAAGGAATATCTTTTTCCTAAACTCGATCTGCTGGCCTGGCAAAAGAAATACCAGCACTTAAAGAAAAAGGCAAATCCCTATCAACTGGGCACAAAAATCCCAAAAGGCAATGTTGGTTTGCTTGGATTTATTTTTGGCATGCTTATCATTTTTGCAATTCTAAAAAATGCTTTTTCGAAACAATTATCGGCAATCGTTCAATCGTTTTTCAGCAACAGGATTTTGAATAATATTAACAAGGAAGATAACCTGTTTAGTTCGTGGCCATTTTTATTGCTTTTTGTGCAGTTTGGTTTCGTTTTTGGAATGTTCTTTTTTCTGGTAGCGCAGTGGAATGATATGTATCAGGCTAAAGATGGGTTTAAGTTCTTTTTTAGTATATCGATTACTATAATTGTTTTTTATGCCCTCAAATTGGTTCTTTTACGCTTTTTGGGCTATCTGTTCAATGTGCAGAAACCGGTGGGTGAATACATCTCAATTTTATACCTCAGCTACTTCAATGCATCCCTGCTATTTATTCCTTTAGTAGTTGCTTTCGCCTTATCGCCACTTAAATACGGTGGGGTGTATATCGTGTTGGCATTCTTACTGTTAGGCATTATTTTTGCTTTTCAGCTATTGCGGGCAGGTATAACGATACTTTCTAATAATAAGTTTTCTAGAATGCATTTATTTTTGTACTTTTGCGCCCTCGAAATATGTCCCATCCTAATACTAATTAAAACGATAGGACTGTAGCAGGAAAAAGGAAAATGCAAGAAAAGAACGACTCTAGAATCCGCAAAGTAAAAAGTATTTTGGTTACTTTACCAAAACCTGAAACAGAAAAATCTCCTTACTACGATTTGGCCAAAAAACACAACTTAAAAGTTGATTTTAGGTCCTTTATTCATGTTGAAGGTGTGCCCGCAAGAGACTTTAGAAAGGATAAGATTAACCTGGCCGATTTTACGGCAGTAATTTTTACCAGCCGTAATGCAGCAGATCATTTTTTTAGAATCTGCGAAGAAATGCGTTATGAAGTGCCGGCAGAACTGAAATATTTTTGTCTGTCTGAGACTATTGCATTGTATCTGCAGAAGTATATCCAGTATCGGAAGCGTAAAATCTTTTTTGGTAAACAAACTGCAGCAGATTTAGCAGAGGTGCTAAAGAAGCATGCAAACGAGAAGTTTTTATATCCTTGCTCTGATATGGCTACCGAAGACACGATGAAGTTCCTGGAAAAAAGTGGGTATAATTTTACCCCTGCAGTTTTGTTTAGAACAGTGGTGAGTGATCTATCTGATTTAGCTGAAGTATTCTACGATGTTATTGCATTTTTTAGTCCTTCAAGTATCCAGTCGTTGTTTAAAAATTTCCCCGATTTTAAACAGAATAATACCCGGATTGCTGCTTTTGGAACTAACACGAGTAAGGCATGTACTGATATGGACCTGATAGTGGATATTGCTGCGCCAACCCCGGGCGTTCCATCTATGACGATGGCTATTGAAAATTACATCAAAATATCTAATAAATAATACGATAAATAATTTATTTTAAGTCAATACAATAAATGCGTAACTTTACTGTTAGTAAGAAAGTTACGCATATTTTTGAACAAAATATAAGGCTGTTGGAGAAGTGTTAATCTAACTTTAATTGTCTTTGAGTGATGATTTAACGTAAAATATTTGCTTTTGTTGATAATTTCAGTGATTTTTGATAAAATTGCTCCTAATCGTGCTGTGCACACTATAAAAAATATGAAGAAAATCTACCTTCTAGCTATTGTAGGTATAACTGTAATGCTAGCAAGCTGTGGTCATGGTGGCCAAGGCGAGCTGGTTGGTGCTTATAACCGAAAATTCAAAAACGATAGAATCCCGCTAGGAATGGTTTATGTACCACCAGGGCATACCCCGCTGGGAGGATCGGATGAAGATATTACTTTCTCTCAGAATGGGCCAAGTAAAATGGTTACCATTAGCGCGTTCTTTATGGACCAGACCGAGATTTCCAATGCAGAATACCGCCAGTTTACCAACTGGGTACGCGATTCGATTGCAATTGTGATGATGGGCAACCCTCAACAATTTATGGTTACTCCAAAAGGAAATGCCGCAAACGCTGTTGGTGGAGAGAAATACATCGACTGGAAGAAAGTTGGACCAAACGGTTCCAACATTTGGCGCAATAAAGGTAGGGGTACAGCTGCTGCTCAGGTTAGCCAGTTAGATGGTATGTATTACTCAGGTTTAGATGCACTTCCAGGGAAAAAAGAACTGGATGTTCGTAAATTCGAATATTCTTATGCCGAATTAAATATGGAGAAAGCTGCTCTAGGACATAAAGACCCAAACAGTAAACGCCAGGATTATATCGATCGTTATACCGTTGCTATTTATCCTGACACCATGGTGTGGAAAACAGATTATTCTTATTCACAAAACGATCCTATGGTACGTGGTTACTACAACCACCCTTCTTACGACGATTATCCTGTAGTTGGTGTGAGCTGGGAGCAGGCAAAAGCATTCTCTCATTGGAGAACAAGATTGTACGATGGAGTTGCTACAGCAAGAAAATTACCCGCAGGATCTAGATCGGATTATAGATTACCAGCCGAAACTGAATTTGAATATGCAGCTAGAGGTGGCAATACCAAAACTAAATACCCTTGGGGAGGCCCTTACATTAGAAATACTAAAGGATGTTTACAGGCTAACTTTAAACCGGGCCGTGGCGATTATTCGAGCGATGGTGGTATTTATACCGTAGGTGTTAGATCGTATTTTCCTAATGATTATGGTTTGTACAACATGGCAGGTAATGTTTCTGAATGGACATTAACTGCATACAATAAAGGTGCAAGCCCGTTATTGCATGATTTGAACCCGAATTTTACTTATGACGCTGGTGCAACCGACAGCAAATACAAAAAGCGTAAAGTAGTAAAAGGCGGTTCATGGAAAGATACTGGCTATTTTTTACAAAATGCCGTAGCTACATATGAATATCAGGATACACAAAGATCATATATTGGTTTCAGATGTGTTTCATCTTATCCTGGTACCGACCTAAGACATTAAACCAAACAAACTAAAAACTAAAGAAAAATATCAAAATTTTATGGCAGCAAAGAAACAACCAGGCTGGTTACACGTAGCGATTTCATGGGGAGCAAGTATTGTAATTATCGGAGCGTTATTTAAAATTCTACACATTGGTGGAATTATGGGTAACTATATGATCGGGCTTGGTCTTGGTGTAGAGGCATTTTTATTCTTTTTAACAGGATTCTTTCCACCAGAGCCAGAACCAGCTTGGGAAAGAGTTTACCCTGAATTAAAACCAGATTTTAAAGGAGAGTTACCAACGGCATCAGCAAGACCAGTTGCAGCAACAGCATCGAATACGGCGGCCTTAGATAAAATGTTATCAGATGCTAAAATCGGTCCTGAATTAATTGAAAGCTTAGGCTCTGGTTTGCGTACTTTTGGTGATAAAGTAGCAACAATTTCTAATGTTGCAGATGCATCTACCGCAACCAACGAATTTACTGGAAAAATTAAGACAGCTTCAGCTGGTTTCGATAACCTTAGTGCATCTTTTGATAAAGCCACTGCTAATTTGAAAGCAATGGGCGAGAGCACTGTAGATTCTCAGGCTTACCACGATCAGGTTAACAATTTAGCTAAAAATTTATCAGCTTTAAATGCAGTATATGAATTAGAATTACAAGATTCTAGTGCGCATCTAAAATCGATGAATAAATTCTATTCAAACTTATCGTTAACCATGCAGAACTTTAACGAATCGATGGAAGATTCGAAACAGTTTAAAGAAGAGGTGAATAAGTTGGCTAAAAACCTATCATCGCTTAATGCAATTTATGGCAATATGTTATCGGCTATGAACGGCCCACGTGTATAATTTGTTTAGTTTTTAATTTTTAAAGGAAAAGCTACATCAAACATGGCAGGCGGAAAAGAAACAACAAGGCAGCGGATGATCAATATCATGTATTTGGTATTGTTAGCTATGCTCGCCTTAAACGTATCAGATACCATTTTAGATGCATTCAAAAATATCAACGATAGTTTGGATACTTCTAAAAACAATGTAAATACAAGTATTAATCAGTTATTTTCTGCCTTCGAAAATTCGAAGTTGAAAGAAGAGCCAGCCCGTGCACAGCCAATTTACGATAAGGCAAAACAGGCACAGAAGGCCGCTGATGATTTGAATAATTATATTGAAAGCATTAAAAAAGAATTTACCCAGGCAGGTGATGGAATTGATCCGGAAACTGACGATTTGGTAAATAGATCAAATCAGGATATTGCACAGAATATCATGATTAATCAAAAAAAAGCAGATGAGTTGAAAAAGAGAATTAACGCCACACGCGAAAAATTAATCTCTTTATTAGACCCGGCTGATAGAGCGAATGTTTCATTCTCTCTCGAAGCTAAAGATCCTGCAAGAAAAAGAAAAGGGAACTGGCAGGAAACTTACTTTGGTGAGGGAACGCCATTAACTGCTGCGATGACGATTTTAACCAAACTGCAAACAGATACCAAAAATGCTGAAGCAGAAGTAGTTAAAAAGTTGTTCGGAAATATGGATAAAGCACAGGTTAATCTGGATCAGTTTGCAGCAGTTGCAGTAGCACCTACTTCTTATGTAATCCAAGGTCAGCCATATACTGCTGAAGTATTTTTAACAGCCAGCGATTCGAGATCAACTCCTGATATTACCGTTAATGGAAGTAAGTTATCCGTTAAAGATGGTAAGGGAACTTATAGCGGTGGTACAAGTAGTGTTGGGCAGTTTACCTGGGTTGGTACGGTTCGTGTTCGCCAAACCGATGGTCAGGTAAAAGAATATAAAACCCAACCACAAACTTATCAGGTAGCGAAACCATCAGCATCTGTTTCTTCAACAAAACTGAATGTAATTTATGCAGGTATTTCGAATCCATTTACGGTCTCGGCAGCAGGCTTTCCACTAGAAAGTGTTCGTGCTTCCATTTCAGGAGGTTCAATGTCTGGTGGTAACGGAAACTATAATGTTAACGTTCCGGGAAGCATGGTTGGTCAGGAAGTGTCCATTAATGTATCTGCAAATAATGCTGGTAAAACGGTTAGCTTAGGCTCACAAAAATTCAGGGTTAAAGCCATTCCAGCTCCGGTAGCTAAGGTTGGTGGCCGCGCTGGAGGTGATGTAGCTTCCGTACAGCTAAAAAGCGAAACTGAAATTGAAGCAGATCTGGATGATTTTCCCTTCGATGTTAAGTTTAAAATACAACGTTATAAGTTAACCATTATAAAACCTCGTTCTGATGCTGTTACCATTCCTGGTAGTGGAGGAAGCTTCGCGGGTGCAGTTAAGGGTGCAATTAACTCAATTACGCCTGGTACAA from Flavobacterium sp. W4I14 includes these protein-coding regions:
- a CDS encoding hypothetical protein (product_source=Hypo-rule applied; cath_funfam=2.60.120.650; pfam=PF13621; superfamily=51197) yields the protein MKFNLSPIDVVEDISKSDFELNYLKPRKPLVIKNMAKKWPAYQKWTMEYMKEVVGDKTVPLYDSSKADPSKPINASAAEMKFGDYIDLIKETPTDLRIFLFDPIKFAPKLLEDYIAPKDLMGGFLDSYPNMFFGGKGSVTFLHYDIDLAHIFHTHFNGRKRVILFDYKWKERLYQIPYATYALEDYDVENPDFDKFPALKGVQGVEAFLEHGDTLFMPTGYWHWMKYLDGSFSISLRAWDKSWAVKAKSLYNLTLQRKFDDFMKANYREKYMHWKENLAVKRASRALEKNLPK
- a CDS encoding putative surface protein with fasciclin (FAS1) repeats (product_source=COG2335; cath_funfam=2.30.180.10; cog=COG2335; pfam=PF02469; smart=SM00554; superfamily=82153; transmembrane_helix_parts=Inside_1_11,TMhelix_12_34,Outside_35_195), which encodes MESNNRNLKLEIMKNLILSAFAVITMAFTTQVYAQKNPMVGGAAMYSTKDIVDNAVNSKDHTTLVAAVKAAGLVETLKSAGPFTVFAPTNAAFDKLPAGTVGNLVKPENKATLTTILTYHVVAGKMDSKAIAKAIKAGGGKAELKTVQGGKLWAWMEGKKLVLKDEKGGMSTVTIADVYQKNGVIHVIDTVLMPK
- a CDS encoding dehydrogenase/reductase SDR family protein 7B (product_source=KO:K11166; cath_funfam=3.40.50.720; cog=COG0300; ko=KO:K11166; pfam=PF00106; superfamily=51735), with translation MSKIVWITGASSGIGEALVYEYFKAGNKLIISGRNRDELFRVKGNCQNSFNVHVLPFDLSETATLENKAADAIRIFGKIDLLINSGGVSQRSLALETNLQTEQQIMDTNFWGTVVLSKAALPLMIANGGGQIVVISSLVGKFGTKFRSAYAASKHALHGYFDSLRSEVYDKNIDITIICPGFIKTNVTYNALTADGKPLNKMGDAHENAMTPAECSKQIVAAVSNKKEEVYIGGKETRAVLLKRFFPKLFSKKVRTAKVN
- a CDS encoding oxygen-independent coproporphyrinogen-3 oxidase (product_source=KO:K02495; cath_funfam=3.80.30.20; cog=COG0635; ko=KO:K02495; pfam=PF04055,PF06969; smart=SM00729; superfamily=102114; tigrfam=TIGR00539); protein product: MSGIYIHIPFCKKACHYCDFHFSTSLKYADEMVDAICKEIKMKKDRIGGQVGSIYLGGGTPSILSQAALQKIFDAINRTFSVDANAEITIETNPDDLTAQKLKELKQLPVNRFSVGIQSFYDEDLSWMNRAHLAQEAEDCIRRSQDAGFENLTLDLIYGYPLLTDQKWLSNIQKAIELEVPHISAYALTVEPRTALAHAIKNKKQTPVNDNQSAAQFVILMDKLIDAGFEHYEISNFAKPNHYAVHNTNYWKGVDYIGIGPSAHGFNGQNRYMNPANNALYMETLGHNKLPEIIEELSLNDRFNEYIMTSLRTMWGTDLQKINTDFGKDFLAETKHNLKNFEDKDWLVVDGDNICLSQNGKLFADHIASELFIVGNE
- a CDS encoding hypothetical protein (product_source=Hypo-rule applied; cleavage_site_network=SignalP-noTM; pfam=PF14093; transmembrane_helix_parts=Outside_1_114,TMhelix_115_137,Inside_138_164,TMhelix_165_187,Outside_188_201,TMhelix_202_224,Inside_225_236,TMhelix_237_259,Outside_260_268,TMhelix_269_291,Inside_292_303,TMhelix_304_323,Outside_324_325); amino-acid sequence: MPKFIFFLFAFVWSANFVVAQEIPVQTDSVAVNQYQYRRYRPDSATLARQKFSTDSLVHHTWVLPDSLINKGALLDTIEKEYLFPKLDLLAWQKKYQHLKKKANPYQLGTKIPKGNVGLLGFIFGMLIIFAILKNAFSKQLSAIVQSFFSNRILNNINKEDNLFSSWPFLLLFVQFGFVFGMFFFLVAQWNDMYQAKDGFKFFFSISITIIVFYALKLVLLRFLGYLFNVQKPVGEYISILYLSYFNASLLFIPLVVAFALSPLKYGGVYIVLAFLLLGIIFAFQLLRAGITILSNNKFSRMHLFLYFCALEICPILILIKTIGL
- a CDS encoding uroporphyrinogen-III synthase (product_source=KO:K01719; cath_funfam=3.40.50.10090; cog=COG1587; ko=KO:K01719; pfam=PF02602; superfamily=69618), with amino-acid sequence MQEKNDSRIRKVKSILVTLPKPETEKSPYYDLAKKHNLKVDFRSFIHVEGVPARDFRKDKINLADFTAVIFTSRNAADHFFRICEEMRYEVPAELKYFCLSETIALYLQKYIQYRKRKIFFGKQTAADLAEVLKKHANEKFLYPCSDMATEDTMKFLEKSGYNFTPAVLFRTVVSDLSDLAEVFYDVIAFFSPSSIQSLFKNFPDFKQNNTRIAAFGTNTSKACTDMDLIVDIAAPTPGVPSMTMAIENYIKISNK
- a CDS encoding sulfatase modifying factor 1 (product_source=KO:K13444; cath_funfam=3.90.1580.10; cog=COG1262; ko=KO:K13444; pfam=PF03781; superfamily=56436; transmembrane_helix_parts=Inside_1_24,TMhelix_25_47,Outside_48_463); this encodes MLIISVIFDKIAPNRAVHTIKNMKKIYLLAIVGITVMLASCGHGGQGELVGAYNRKFKNDRIPLGMVYVPPGHTPLGGSDEDITFSQNGPSKMVTISAFFMDQTEISNAEYRQFTNWVRDSIAIVMMGNPQQFMVTPKGNAANAVGGEKYIDWKKVGPNGSNIWRNKGRGTAAAQVSQLDGMYYSGLDALPGKKELDVRKFEYSYAELNMEKAALGHKDPNSKRQDYIDRYTVAIYPDTMVWKTDYSYSQNDPMVRGYYNHPSYDDYPVVGVSWEQAKAFSHWRTRLYDGVATARKLPAGSRSDYRLPAETEFEYAARGGNTKTKYPWGGPYIRNTKGCLQANFKPGRGDYSSDGGIYTVGVRSYFPNDYGLYNMAGNVSEWTLTAYNKGASPLLHDLNPNFTYDAGATDSKYKKRKVVKGGSWKDTGYFLQNAVATYEYQDTQRSYIGFRCVSSYPGTDLRH
- a CDS encoding gliding motility-associated protein GldL (product_source=TIGR03513; cath_funfam=1.10.580.10,1.20.5.340; superfamily=58104; tigrfam=TIGR03513; transmembrane_helix_parts=Outside_1_9,TMhelix_10_32,Inside_33_38,TMhelix_39_58,Outside_59_267) — protein: MAAKKQPGWLHVAISWGASIVIIGALFKILHIGGIMGNYMIGLGLGVEAFLFFLTGFFPPEPEPAWERVYPELKPDFKGELPTASARPVAATASNTAALDKMLSDAKIGPELIESLGSGLRTFGDKVATISNVADASTATNEFTGKIKTASAGFDNLSASFDKATANLKAMGESTVDSQAYHDQVNNLAKNLSALNAVYELELQDSSAHLKSMNKFYSNLSLTMQNFNESMEDSKQFKEEVNKLAKNLSSLNAIYGNMLSAMNGPRV
- a CDS encoding gliding motility-associated protein GldM (product_source=TIGR03517; pfam=PF12080,PF12081; superfamily=47933; tigrfam=TIGR03517; transmembrane_helix_parts=Inside_1_12,TMhelix_13_35,Outside_36_510): MAGGKETTRQRMINIMYLVLLAMLALNVSDTILDAFKNINDSLDTSKNNVNTSINQLFSAFENSKLKEEPARAQPIYDKAKQAQKAADDLNNYIESIKKEFTQAGDGIDPETDDLVNRSNQDIAQNIMINQKKADELKKRINATREKLISLLDPADRANVSFSLEAKDPARKRKGNWQETYFGEGTPLTAAMTILTKLQTDTKNAEAEVVKKLFGNMDKAQVNLDQFAAVAVAPTSYVIQGQPYTAEVFLTASDSRSTPDITVNGSKLSVKDGKGTYSGGTSSVGQFTWVGTVRVRQTDGQVKEYKTQPQTYQVAKPSASVSSTKLNVIYAGISNPFTVSAAGFPLESVRASISGGSMSGGNGNYNVNVPGSMVGQEVSINVSANNAGKTVSLGSQKFRVKAIPAPVAKVGGRAGGDVASVQLKSETEIEADLDDFPFDVKFKIQRYKLTIIKPRSDAVTIPGSGGSFAGAVKGAINSITPGTRVFFEDIVSVGPDGRQRILPSLAFSVK